The following coding sequences lie in one Thiohalospira halophila DSM 15071 genomic window:
- a CDS encoding CDP-alcohol phosphatidyltransferase family protein, with protein sequence MTLAWLPNAISILRIFLVPPAVVAMVTEAFGTALVLVLIAALSDGLDGWLARHKGWGSALGAVLDPVADKLLMLAAYVTLGMLEAIPAWLAVLVIGRDALIAAGAVWLRWSYGAYRVAARRISKLNTIVQAGYLLLVLAALVSLPVPAVAVAAGTLLVVLTTLGSGLDYLHAFFRMAASGNVSKENES encoded by the coding sequence ATGACCCTGGCCTGGCTGCCCAACGCCATCAGCATCCTCCGGATTTTCCTGGTCCCGCCGGCGGTGGTGGCGATGGTCACCGAGGCCTTCGGCACTGCCCTGGTCCTGGTCCTCATCGCCGCCCTCTCCGACGGGCTGGACGGCTGGCTGGCGCGGCACAAGGGGTGGGGCAGTGCCCTGGGGGCCGTCCTCGACCCCGTGGCGGACAAGCTCCTGATGCTGGCGGCCTATGTCACCCTGGGCATGCTGGAGGCGATCCCCGCCTGGCTGGCAGTGCTGGTCATCGGTCGGGATGCGCTCATTGCCGCGGGGGCCGTCTGGCTGCGATGGTCCTACGGGGCCTATCGCGTCGCCGCCCGGCGGATCAGCAAGCTCAATACCATCGTCCAGGCCGGTTATCTGCTGCTGGTCCTGGCGGCACTGGTATCGCTGCCCGTTCCGGCAGTGGCCGTGGCGGCCGGGACCCTGCTGGTGGTGCTGACCACCCTGGGCTCCGGTCTGGACTACCTGCACGCCTTCTTCCGGATGGCCGCCTCCGGAAACGTCTCGAAGGAGAATGAATCGTGA
- a CDS encoding AI-2E family transporter, translated as MDNRALVPLAIALILAGLLWLLAPVLTPFAAAALLAYLGDPLVDRLEARRVPRTLGVVLVFLLLAGAVLAAVMVILPLAGEQLWRLLERLPGWLEQAQARFPILAELDLTRLVELAREHWQAAGGWAQTVLASASRSGLALLAWLANLLLIPVLTFYLLRDWDNLVARIRELLPRPWEPLIVDLTRDADEALGAFLRGQVSVMLALAAVYAGGLWALGINAPILIGLLAGLVSFIPYLGLVVGIAVAGLVAWFQFQEVWALLGVAAVFGIGQVLETAVFTPWFVGDRIGLHPVAVIFAVLAGGQLFGFVGMLLALPAAAVIAVLLRHAHQRYLESEAYAGE; from the coding sequence ATGGACAATCGGGCCCTGGTCCCCCTGGCCATCGCCCTGATCCTCGCCGGCCTCCTGTGGCTCCTGGCGCCGGTGCTGACCCCCTTTGCCGCGGCCGCCCTGCTGGCCTACCTGGGGGACCCGCTGGTGGATCGGCTGGAGGCCCGCCGGGTACCGCGGACCCTCGGCGTAGTGCTGGTCTTCCTGCTGCTGGCGGGGGCGGTGCTGGCGGCCGTGATGGTGATCCTGCCGCTGGCCGGCGAGCAGCTGTGGCGGCTGCTGGAGCGGCTGCCGGGCTGGCTGGAGCAGGCCCAGGCGCGCTTCCCCATCCTGGCGGAGCTGGACCTGACCCGGCTGGTGGAGCTGGCCCGGGAGCACTGGCAGGCAGCCGGCGGCTGGGCGCAGACGGTGCTGGCCTCCGCCTCCCGGTCCGGCCTGGCCCTGCTCGCCTGGCTGGCGAATCTGCTGCTCATCCCGGTGCTGACCTTCTATCTCCTGCGCGACTGGGACAACCTGGTGGCCCGCATCCGCGAGCTCCTGCCGCGCCCCTGGGAGCCGCTCATCGTTGACCTGACCCGGGACGCCGACGAGGCCCTGGGCGCCTTCCTGCGCGGCCAGGTCTCGGTGATGCTCGCCCTGGCCGCGGTCTACGCCGGCGGGCTCTGGGCACTGGGCATCAACGCGCCCATTCTCATCGGCCTGCTGGCCGGACTGGTCAGCTTCATCCCCTATCTCGGCCTGGTGGTGGGCATTGCCGTGGCCGGCCTGGTGGCCTGGTTCCAGTTCCAGGAGGTGTGGGCGCTGCTCGGCGTGGCGGCCGTCTTCGGTATCGGCCAGGTCCTGGAGACGGCGGTCTTCACCCCCTGGTTCGTGGGGGACCGTATCGGCCTCCACCCGGTGGCGGTGATCTTCGCCGTCCTCGCCGGTGGCCAGCTCTTCGGCTTCGTGGGGATGCTCCTGGCGTTACCGGCGGCGGCGGTCATCGCCGTTCTGCTGCGCCACGCCCACCAGCGCTACCTGGAAAGCGAGGCCTACGCGGGAGAGTAG
- the hda gene encoding DnaA regulatory inactivator Hda, with the protein MAAGNDQLILPVGFHEAADLEGFESGANAGAVAAVAARQPGPLFLWGGPGRGKTHLLQAACVAAGRAGEPAAYLPLGTEGLTPEALQGLEGMAVVAVDDLDAVAGDRAWEEALFHLFNRTNEAGAPFLVAASAAPAALPLVLEDLRSRLAWGLVFHLQPLDDEGLRKALMGRARRRGMEMPEAVANYLLSRISRDPAEVFGWLERLDRATLAAQRRLTIPFVRELISADGG; encoded by the coding sequence ATGGCGGCCGGGAATGATCAGCTCATCCTCCCCGTGGGGTTCCACGAGGCGGCGGACCTGGAGGGCTTCGAATCCGGGGCCAATGCGGGTGCCGTGGCGGCAGTGGCTGCCCGTCAGCCCGGGCCGCTCTTCCTCTGGGGCGGGCCGGGGCGGGGCAAGACGCATCTCCTCCAGGCCGCCTGCGTGGCGGCAGGCCGGGCCGGCGAGCCGGCGGCCTACCTCCCCTTGGGGACGGAGGGTCTGACCCCGGAGGCCCTCCAGGGGCTGGAGGGAATGGCCGTGGTGGCGGTGGACGACCTCGATGCCGTGGCCGGGGACCGCGCCTGGGAAGAGGCCCTGTTCCACCTCTTCAACCGCACCAACGAGGCCGGGGCCCCCTTCCTGGTGGCCGCCAGCGCGGCCCCGGCGGCACTGCCCCTGGTCCTGGAGGACCTGCGCAGCCGGCTGGCCTGGGGCCTGGTCTTCCACCTCCAGCCGCTGGATGACGAGGGCCTGCGGAAGGCCCTCATGGGTCGCGCCCGCCGCCGCGGCATGGAGATGCCCGAGGCGGTGGCCAACTACCTCCTGAGCCGGATCAGCCGGGACCCGGCGGAGGTCTTCGGCTGGCTGGAGCGGCTGGACCGCGCCACCCTGGCCGCCCAGCGGCGGCTGACCATCCCCTTCGTCCGCGAGCTCATTTCGGCGGACGGAGGTTGA
- a CDS encoding DUF2069 domain-containing protein: MARKTYIARVVTLAAWFALFILLLGWYLWLAPSTHFHPSLVVAVIVGPLLLPLRGLLAGRAYTHAWTTLLILLYFAHGVTEAMASPEARLLAWIEIALSVILFTSAMFYARWRGKELNLRPPK, translated from the coding sequence GTGGCTAGAAAGACCTACATCGCGCGGGTGGTCACCCTGGCCGCCTGGTTCGCCCTCTTCATCCTGCTGCTGGGCTGGTACCTGTGGCTGGCGCCGTCCACCCACTTCCATCCCTCCCTGGTAGTGGCCGTTATCGTCGGGCCACTGCTGCTGCCGCTGCGGGGGCTCCTGGCCGGGCGCGCCTACACCCACGCCTGGACCACCCTGCTAATCCTGCTCTACTTCGCCCACGGCGTGACCGAGGCCATGGCCAGCCCCGAGGCAAGGCTGCTTGCGTGGATCGAGATCGCCCTGTCGGTGATCCTCTTCACCAGCGCCATGTTCTACGCCCGCTGGCGCGGCAAGGAACTCAACCTCCGTCCGCCGAAATGA